One genomic segment of Tubulanus polymorphus chromosome 4, tnTubPoly1.2, whole genome shotgun sequence includes these proteins:
- the LOC141903888 gene encoding coiled-coil domain-containing protein 154-like isoform X3, with amino-acid sequence MKGGVCRLSNNQQFPSKFSTLPGIHGRSSLTNNETQLVPYNKVAALEGLEAADRIRQLDTRLAVTEKSNRALLEEVVRLQSELKNVIRRNEDLAREERNSRQQLENSVRGGSDLYNQLAMRLQRVEERGAQERTLIGDLLNQSKTIEQNVLGGQQDLLSKRDLQNTRIQELKNEVDEAMRGKSQLERLCYQLIEDVRMLKAKTENQQLDFASIANELKLRNKSLEEAQRQTLQSVRKNNETQNQAELTTHGLRSQVEVRLSELRDVLLELRNRQDSETSDRRLNEQTIQARLNDLQVSISEQNRRREEAIHALDTMAREKEHAAEAERLRLHNRIAELVEECSRKILSKEIKLREETQEKYLEVERLVHTEQKLRLDYERMLREENERRWESLKKIADDELIIIKESLRTDRNKCNDNSKRLDESVGLLEKQIEEIKKQLDRVITAEIQSRKQHEKQIVERVDNLQDKLSLATGTLQEAIGGVNAKVDALAVRIRKDLSDAIEERQQSAIRQLNDMDTRLLSLNVKISQIEDKLESRIQAASNVMSENIREKVEAISRWQENMSANLKQLQELQTKLPTDVYELNQKYNLLNGDLSARISSEIDNRVSDVESIRRELEKLNAKPSDGPSREDLDNLQASIRKLAESIQTVKTVLGMKIQSEQKLRVDEVKELQDEFDKLKVQLEPFLRLGNQPRLFIKPEGQPNRIEAERIAPPVNKWSLYTVTRWLKWKDLIMKLNQPEKEPPKKDEDDDDSDDDEPTNDEENKDDKNDDKGDDKPNDEDEKDKPNNDEKKDDDNDNKKDDDKKDDDKKDDNKPDENKGNEDGGKT; translated from the exons ATGAAAGGGGGTGTATGTAG GCTTTCgaataatcaacaatttccGTCGAAATTCAGCACGCTTCCCGGAATTCACGGTCGATCGTCGTTAACTAACAATGAAACTCAACTGGTGCCTTACAACAAAGTCGCTGCCCTCGAGGGTCTCGAGGCAGCCGACAGAATCAGACAGTTAGACACACGTCTCGCCGTTACTGAGAAATCAAACCGAGCGTTACTAGAGGAGGTCGTCAGACTTCAGAGTGAACTCAAAAATGTGATCCGTCGAAATGAGGACCTCGCGAGGGAAGAGAGGAACTCACGGCAGCAGTTAGAGAACTCTGTACGTGGCGGCAGTGATCTGTATAATCAACTAGCGATGAGGCTTCAACGCGTTGAGGAACGAGGAGCTCAGGAACGAACACTCATTGGTGATCTGTTAAATCAGAGTAAAACTATCGAACAGAACGTTCTCGGTGGACAACAGGATTTACTGTCAAAACGAGATCTACAGAATACGAG AATTCAAGAACTGAAGAATGAAGTGGATGAAGCGATGAGAGGTAAATCACAACTGGAACGATTGTGTTATCAGCTGATCGAAGACGTTCGAATGTTGAAAgcaaaaacagaaaatcaacaattagattttgctagtatcGCTAACGAGTTGAAACTACGTAATAAATCACTGGAAGAGGCTCAAAGACAAACG TTGCAATCAGTTCGCAAGaataatgaaacacaaaatcaGGCAGAATTAACGACTCATGGATTACGTTCACAAGTGGAAGTTCG aCTCTCAGAACTGAGAGATGTTTTACTGGAATTGCGTAACAGACAGGACAGTGAAACTTCTGATCGCAGACTTAATGAACAAACCATACAAGCCAG ATTGAATGATTTACAAGTATCAATATCGGAACAGAACCGACGTCGAGAGGAAGCGATCCACGCTCTCGATACGATGGCACGAGAGAAAGAACACGCGGCCGAGGCTGAACGATTACGACTTCACAATCGTATCGCTGAATTAGTCGAGGAATGCAGCAGGAAAATACTATCGAAAGAGATCAAATTGAGGGAAGAAACGCAAGAGAAATATTTAGAAGTTGAAAGA TTGGTTCACACTGAACAGAAATTACGATTAGATTACGAGAGAATGCTACGCGAAGAGAATGAACGCAGATGGGAGTCTTTAAAAAAGATCGCAGACGATgagttgattattattaaagaATCATTAAGA ACTGATCGAAATAAATGTAACGATAATTCAAAACGTCTTGATGAATCAGTCGGACTTCTAGAGAAACAAATAGAGGAGATTAAAAAACAACTCGATCGTGTAATAACAGCTGAAATACAGTCCAG GAAGCAACACGAGAAACAGATTGTAGAAAGAGTTGATAATCTTCAGGATAAATTATCACTTGCTACGGGGACACTACAGGAAGCTATCGGAGGGGTTAATGCTAAAGTGGATGCTCTAGCTGTGCGG aTTCGTAAGGATCTCTCTGACGCGATCGAAGAGCGTCAACAATCAGCTATTCGTCAGTTAAACGACATGGATACCCGACTTCTGTCTCTAAACGTGAAAATATCACAGATCGAAGATAAACTTGAAAGTCGAATACAAGCT GCGTCGAATGTGATGTCAGAGAATATTCGAGAGAAGGTCGAAGCAATTAGTCGCTGGCAGGAAAATATGAGCGCAAATCTGAAACAGTTACAGGAATTACAGACTAAATTACCCACTGAT GTTTATGAGttgaatcaaaaatataatttattaaacGGAGATTTGTCGGCACGAATATCATCAGAGATTGATAACAG AGTTTCAGATGTGGAATCAATTCGTAGAGAACTCGAAAAATTGAATGCTAAACCGAGTGATGGACCGAGTAGGGAGGACCTCGATAAT TTACAAGCGAGTATTCGTAAACTTGCGGAGTCGATACAAACCGTTAAAACCGTGCTCGGAATGAAGATTCAATCGGAACAAAAACTG CGAGTTGATGAGGTAAAAGAACTTCAGGATGAGTTTGATAAACTGAAAGTACAACTGGAACCGTTTCTACGACTCGGAAATCAGCCGCGATTATTTATCAAACCTGAAGGTCAACCGAATCGTATTGAAGCTGAGCGTATTGCACCTCCTGTCAATAAGTGGAGTCTTTATACTGTAACAAG ATGGTTGAAGTGGAAGGATTTGatcatgaaactaaaccaACCGGAAAAAGAACCTCCGAAAAAGGATGAAGACGACGATGATTCAGATGACGATGAACCAACAAATGACGAGGAGAATAAAGACGATAAGAATGATGATAAAGGTGATGATAAACCGAATGATGAAGATGAGAAGGACaaaccaaataatgatgagaaaaaggatgatgataatgataacaagAAGGATGATGACAAGAAGGACGATGACAAGAAGGATGATAATAAACCTGATGAAAATAAAGGTAATGAAGATGGAGGGAAAACGTAA
- the LOC141903888 gene encoding coiled-coil domain-containing protein 154-like isoform X2 has product MADSQLETILLDSRLSNNQQFPSKFSTLPGIHGRSSLTNNETQLVPYNKVAALEGLEAADRIRQLDTRLAVTEKSNRALLEEVVRLQSELKNVIRRNEDLAREERNSRQQLENSVRGGSDLYNQLAMRLQRVEERGAQERTLIGDLLNQSKTIEQNVLGGQQDLLSKRDLQNTRIQELKNEVDEAMRGKSQLERLCYQLIEDVRMLKAKTENQQLDFASIANELKLRNKSLEEAQRQTLQSVRKNNETQNQAELTTHGLRSQVEVRLSELRDVLLELRNRQDSETSDRRLNEQTIQARLNDLQVSISEQNRRREEAIHALDTMAREKEHAAEAERLRLHNRIAELVEECSRKILSKEIKLREETQEKYLEVERLVHTEQKLRLDYERMLREENERRWESLKKIADDELIIIKESLRTDRNKCNDNSKRLDESVGLLEKQIEEIKKQLDRVITAEIQSRKQHEKQIVERVDNLQDKLSLATGTLQEAIGGVNAKVDALAVRIRKDLSDAIEERQQSAIRQLNDMDTRLLSLNVKISQIEDKLESRIQAASNVMSENIREKVEAISRWQENMSANLKQLQELQTKLPTDVYELNQKYNLLNGDLSARISSEIDNRVSDVESIRRELEKLNAKPSDGPSREDLDNLQASIRKLAESIQTVKTVLGMKIQSEQKLRVDEVKELQDEFDKLKVQLEPFLRLGNQPRLFIKPEGQPNRIEAERIAPPVNKWSLYTVTRWLKWKDLIMKLNQPEKEPPKKDEDDDDSDDDEPTNDEENKDDKNDDKGDDKPNDEDEKDKPNNDEKKDDDNDNKKDDDKKDDDKKDDNKPDENKGNEDGGKT; this is encoded by the exons ATGGCTGACTCTCAGCTAGAAACGATACTTTTGGATTCAAG GCTTTCgaataatcaacaatttccGTCGAAATTCAGCACGCTTCCCGGAATTCACGGTCGATCGTCGTTAACTAACAATGAAACTCAACTGGTGCCTTACAACAAAGTCGCTGCCCTCGAGGGTCTCGAGGCAGCCGACAGAATCAGACAGTTAGACACACGTCTCGCCGTTACTGAGAAATCAAACCGAGCGTTACTAGAGGAGGTCGTCAGACTTCAGAGTGAACTCAAAAATGTGATCCGTCGAAATGAGGACCTCGCGAGGGAAGAGAGGAACTCACGGCAGCAGTTAGAGAACTCTGTACGTGGCGGCAGTGATCTGTATAATCAACTAGCGATGAGGCTTCAACGCGTTGAGGAACGAGGAGCTCAGGAACGAACACTCATTGGTGATCTGTTAAATCAGAGTAAAACTATCGAACAGAACGTTCTCGGTGGACAACAGGATTTACTGTCAAAACGAGATCTACAGAATACGAG AATTCAAGAACTGAAGAATGAAGTGGATGAAGCGATGAGAGGTAAATCACAACTGGAACGATTGTGTTATCAGCTGATCGAAGACGTTCGAATGTTGAAAgcaaaaacagaaaatcaacaattagattttgctagtatcGCTAACGAGTTGAAACTACGTAATAAATCACTGGAAGAGGCTCAAAGACAAACG TTGCAATCAGTTCGCAAGaataatgaaacacaaaatcaGGCAGAATTAACGACTCATGGATTACGTTCACAAGTGGAAGTTCG aCTCTCAGAACTGAGAGATGTTTTACTGGAATTGCGTAACAGACAGGACAGTGAAACTTCTGATCGCAGACTTAATGAACAAACCATACAAGCCAG ATTGAATGATTTACAAGTATCAATATCGGAACAGAACCGACGTCGAGAGGAAGCGATCCACGCTCTCGATACGATGGCACGAGAGAAAGAACACGCGGCCGAGGCTGAACGATTACGACTTCACAATCGTATCGCTGAATTAGTCGAGGAATGCAGCAGGAAAATACTATCGAAAGAGATCAAATTGAGGGAAGAAACGCAAGAGAAATATTTAGAAGTTGAAAGA TTGGTTCACACTGAACAGAAATTACGATTAGATTACGAGAGAATGCTACGCGAAGAGAATGAACGCAGATGGGAGTCTTTAAAAAAGATCGCAGACGATgagttgattattattaaagaATCATTAAGA ACTGATCGAAATAAATGTAACGATAATTCAAAACGTCTTGATGAATCAGTCGGACTTCTAGAGAAACAAATAGAGGAGATTAAAAAACAACTCGATCGTGTAATAACAGCTGAAATACAGTCCAG GAAGCAACACGAGAAACAGATTGTAGAAAGAGTTGATAATCTTCAGGATAAATTATCACTTGCTACGGGGACACTACAGGAAGCTATCGGAGGGGTTAATGCTAAAGTGGATGCTCTAGCTGTGCGG aTTCGTAAGGATCTCTCTGACGCGATCGAAGAGCGTCAACAATCAGCTATTCGTCAGTTAAACGACATGGATACCCGACTTCTGTCTCTAAACGTGAAAATATCACAGATCGAAGATAAACTTGAAAGTCGAATACAAGCT GCGTCGAATGTGATGTCAGAGAATATTCGAGAGAAGGTCGAAGCAATTAGTCGCTGGCAGGAAAATATGAGCGCAAATCTGAAACAGTTACAGGAATTACAGACTAAATTACCCACTGAT GTTTATGAGttgaatcaaaaatataatttattaaacGGAGATTTGTCGGCACGAATATCATCAGAGATTGATAACAG AGTTTCAGATGTGGAATCAATTCGTAGAGAACTCGAAAAATTGAATGCTAAACCGAGTGATGGACCGAGTAGGGAGGACCTCGATAAT TTACAAGCGAGTATTCGTAAACTTGCGGAGTCGATACAAACCGTTAAAACCGTGCTCGGAATGAAGATTCAATCGGAACAAAAACTG CGAGTTGATGAGGTAAAAGAACTTCAGGATGAGTTTGATAAACTGAAAGTACAACTGGAACCGTTTCTACGACTCGGAAATCAGCCGCGATTATTTATCAAACCTGAAGGTCAACCGAATCGTATTGAAGCTGAGCGTATTGCACCTCCTGTCAATAAGTGGAGTCTTTATACTGTAACAAG ATGGTTGAAGTGGAAGGATTTGatcatgaaactaaaccaACCGGAAAAAGAACCTCCGAAAAAGGATGAAGACGACGATGATTCAGATGACGATGAACCAACAAATGACGAGGAGAATAAAGACGATAAGAATGATGATAAAGGTGATGATAAACCGAATGATGAAGATGAGAAGGACaaaccaaataatgatgagaaaaaggatgatgataatgataacaagAAGGATGATGACAAGAAGGACGATGACAAGAAGGATGATAATAAACCTGATGAAAATAAAGGTAATGAAGATGGAGGGAAAACGTAA
- the LOC141903888 gene encoding coiled-coil domain-containing protein 154-like isoform X1, with amino-acid sequence MDPRKNKNGLTFSLDSSTAKAMDKDGQYYLVKLSNNQQFPSKFSTLPGIHGRSSLTNNETQLVPYNKVAALEGLEAADRIRQLDTRLAVTEKSNRALLEEVVRLQSELKNVIRRNEDLAREERNSRQQLENSVRGGSDLYNQLAMRLQRVEERGAQERTLIGDLLNQSKTIEQNVLGGQQDLLSKRDLQNTRIQELKNEVDEAMRGKSQLERLCYQLIEDVRMLKAKTENQQLDFASIANELKLRNKSLEEAQRQTLQSVRKNNETQNQAELTTHGLRSQVEVRLSELRDVLLELRNRQDSETSDRRLNEQTIQARLNDLQVSISEQNRRREEAIHALDTMAREKEHAAEAERLRLHNRIAELVEECSRKILSKEIKLREETQEKYLEVERLVHTEQKLRLDYERMLREENERRWESLKKIADDELIIIKESLRTDRNKCNDNSKRLDESVGLLEKQIEEIKKQLDRVITAEIQSRKQHEKQIVERVDNLQDKLSLATGTLQEAIGGVNAKVDALAVRIRKDLSDAIEERQQSAIRQLNDMDTRLLSLNVKISQIEDKLESRIQAASNVMSENIREKVEAISRWQENMSANLKQLQELQTKLPTDVYELNQKYNLLNGDLSARISSEIDNRVSDVESIRRELEKLNAKPSDGPSREDLDNLQASIRKLAESIQTVKTVLGMKIQSEQKLRVDEVKELQDEFDKLKVQLEPFLRLGNQPRLFIKPEGQPNRIEAERIAPPVNKWSLYTVTRWLKWKDLIMKLNQPEKEPPKKDEDDDDSDDDEPTNDEENKDDKNDDKGDDKPNDEDEKDKPNNDEKKDDDNDNKKDDDKKDDDKKDDNKPDENKGNEDGGKT; translated from the exons atggatcCGAGAAAGAACAAAAATGGTTTAACTTTCAGCCTGGATTCATCAACTGCTAAGGCTATGGATAAAGATGGCCAGTATTATTTGGTCAA GCTTTCgaataatcaacaatttccGTCGAAATTCAGCACGCTTCCCGGAATTCACGGTCGATCGTCGTTAACTAACAATGAAACTCAACTGGTGCCTTACAACAAAGTCGCTGCCCTCGAGGGTCTCGAGGCAGCCGACAGAATCAGACAGTTAGACACACGTCTCGCCGTTACTGAGAAATCAAACCGAGCGTTACTAGAGGAGGTCGTCAGACTTCAGAGTGAACTCAAAAATGTGATCCGTCGAAATGAGGACCTCGCGAGGGAAGAGAGGAACTCACGGCAGCAGTTAGAGAACTCTGTACGTGGCGGCAGTGATCTGTATAATCAACTAGCGATGAGGCTTCAACGCGTTGAGGAACGAGGAGCTCAGGAACGAACACTCATTGGTGATCTGTTAAATCAGAGTAAAACTATCGAACAGAACGTTCTCGGTGGACAACAGGATTTACTGTCAAAACGAGATCTACAGAATACGAG AATTCAAGAACTGAAGAATGAAGTGGATGAAGCGATGAGAGGTAAATCACAACTGGAACGATTGTGTTATCAGCTGATCGAAGACGTTCGAATGTTGAAAgcaaaaacagaaaatcaacaattagattttgctagtatcGCTAACGAGTTGAAACTACGTAATAAATCACTGGAAGAGGCTCAAAGACAAACG TTGCAATCAGTTCGCAAGaataatgaaacacaaaatcaGGCAGAATTAACGACTCATGGATTACGTTCACAAGTGGAAGTTCG aCTCTCAGAACTGAGAGATGTTTTACTGGAATTGCGTAACAGACAGGACAGTGAAACTTCTGATCGCAGACTTAATGAACAAACCATACAAGCCAG ATTGAATGATTTACAAGTATCAATATCGGAACAGAACCGACGTCGAGAGGAAGCGATCCACGCTCTCGATACGATGGCACGAGAGAAAGAACACGCGGCCGAGGCTGAACGATTACGACTTCACAATCGTATCGCTGAATTAGTCGAGGAATGCAGCAGGAAAATACTATCGAAAGAGATCAAATTGAGGGAAGAAACGCAAGAGAAATATTTAGAAGTTGAAAGA TTGGTTCACACTGAACAGAAATTACGATTAGATTACGAGAGAATGCTACGCGAAGAGAATGAACGCAGATGGGAGTCTTTAAAAAAGATCGCAGACGATgagttgattattattaaagaATCATTAAGA ACTGATCGAAATAAATGTAACGATAATTCAAAACGTCTTGATGAATCAGTCGGACTTCTAGAGAAACAAATAGAGGAGATTAAAAAACAACTCGATCGTGTAATAACAGCTGAAATACAGTCCAG GAAGCAACACGAGAAACAGATTGTAGAAAGAGTTGATAATCTTCAGGATAAATTATCACTTGCTACGGGGACACTACAGGAAGCTATCGGAGGGGTTAATGCTAAAGTGGATGCTCTAGCTGTGCGG aTTCGTAAGGATCTCTCTGACGCGATCGAAGAGCGTCAACAATCAGCTATTCGTCAGTTAAACGACATGGATACCCGACTTCTGTCTCTAAACGTGAAAATATCACAGATCGAAGATAAACTTGAAAGTCGAATACAAGCT GCGTCGAATGTGATGTCAGAGAATATTCGAGAGAAGGTCGAAGCAATTAGTCGCTGGCAGGAAAATATGAGCGCAAATCTGAAACAGTTACAGGAATTACAGACTAAATTACCCACTGAT GTTTATGAGttgaatcaaaaatataatttattaaacGGAGATTTGTCGGCACGAATATCATCAGAGATTGATAACAG AGTTTCAGATGTGGAATCAATTCGTAGAGAACTCGAAAAATTGAATGCTAAACCGAGTGATGGACCGAGTAGGGAGGACCTCGATAAT TTACAAGCGAGTATTCGTAAACTTGCGGAGTCGATACAAACCGTTAAAACCGTGCTCGGAATGAAGATTCAATCGGAACAAAAACTG CGAGTTGATGAGGTAAAAGAACTTCAGGATGAGTTTGATAAACTGAAAGTACAACTGGAACCGTTTCTACGACTCGGAAATCAGCCGCGATTATTTATCAAACCTGAAGGTCAACCGAATCGTATTGAAGCTGAGCGTATTGCACCTCCTGTCAATAAGTGGAGTCTTTATACTGTAACAAG ATGGTTGAAGTGGAAGGATTTGatcatgaaactaaaccaACCGGAAAAAGAACCTCCGAAAAAGGATGAAGACGACGATGATTCAGATGACGATGAACCAACAAATGACGAGGAGAATAAAGACGATAAGAATGATGATAAAGGTGATGATAAACCGAATGATGAAGATGAGAAGGACaaaccaaataatgatgagaaaaaggatgatgataatgataacaagAAGGATGATGACAAGAAGGACGATGACAAGAAGGATGATAATAAACCTGATGAAAATAAAGGTAATGAAGATGGAGGGAAAACGTAA
- the LOC141903888 gene encoding coiled-coil domain-containing protein 154-like isoform X4 has translation MDPRKNKNGLTFSLDSSTAKAMDKDGQYYLVKLSNNQQFPSKFSTLPGIHGRSSLTNNETQLVPYNKVAALEGLEAADRIRQLDTRLAVTEKSNRALLEEVVRLQSELKNVIRRNEDLAREERNSRQQLENSVRGGSDLYNQLAMRLQRVEERGAQERTLIGDLLNQSKTIEQNVLGGQQDLLSKRDLQNTRIQELKNEVDEAMRGKSQLERLCYQLIEDVRMLKAKTENQQLDFASIANELKLRNKSLEEAQRQTLQSVRKNNETQNQAELTTHGLRSQVEVRLSELRDVLLELRNRQDSETSDRRLNEQTIQARLNDLQVSISEQNRRREEAIHALDTMAREKEHAAEAERLRLHNRIAELVEECSRKILSKEIKLREETQEKYLEVERLVHTEQKLRLDYERMLREENERRWESLKKIADDELIIIKESLRTDRNKCNDNSKRLDESVGLLEKQIEEIKKQLDRVITAEIQSRKQHEKQIVERVDNLQDKLSLATGTLQEAIGGVNAKVDALAVRIRKDLSDAIEERQQSAIRQLNDMDTRLLSLNVKISQIEDKLESRIQAASNVMSENIREKVEAISRWQENMSANLKQLQELQTKLPTDVYELNQKYNLLNGDLSARISSEIDNRVSDVESIRRELEKLNAKPSDGPSREDLDNLQASIRKLAESIQTVKTVLGMKIQSEQKLRVDEVKELQDEFDKLKVQLEPFLRLGNQPRLFIKPEGQPNRIEAERIAPPVNKWSLYTVTRWLVWKSRLMYVRWHLVSRRFPGKGSPAPKVELTPPEEPDVESLRGRRKSLISRDRSGRNPTRARAEDTDW, from the exons atggatcCGAGAAAGAACAAAAATGGTTTAACTTTCAGCCTGGATTCATCAACTGCTAAGGCTATGGATAAAGATGGCCAGTATTATTTGGTCAA GCTTTCgaataatcaacaatttccGTCGAAATTCAGCACGCTTCCCGGAATTCACGGTCGATCGTCGTTAACTAACAATGAAACTCAACTGGTGCCTTACAACAAAGTCGCTGCCCTCGAGGGTCTCGAGGCAGCCGACAGAATCAGACAGTTAGACACACGTCTCGCCGTTACTGAGAAATCAAACCGAGCGTTACTAGAGGAGGTCGTCAGACTTCAGAGTGAACTCAAAAATGTGATCCGTCGAAATGAGGACCTCGCGAGGGAAGAGAGGAACTCACGGCAGCAGTTAGAGAACTCTGTACGTGGCGGCAGTGATCTGTATAATCAACTAGCGATGAGGCTTCAACGCGTTGAGGAACGAGGAGCTCAGGAACGAACACTCATTGGTGATCTGTTAAATCAGAGTAAAACTATCGAACAGAACGTTCTCGGTGGACAACAGGATTTACTGTCAAAACGAGATCTACAGAATACGAG AATTCAAGAACTGAAGAATGAAGTGGATGAAGCGATGAGAGGTAAATCACAACTGGAACGATTGTGTTATCAGCTGATCGAAGACGTTCGAATGTTGAAAgcaaaaacagaaaatcaacaattagattttgctagtatcGCTAACGAGTTGAAACTACGTAATAAATCACTGGAAGAGGCTCAAAGACAAACG TTGCAATCAGTTCGCAAGaataatgaaacacaaaatcaGGCAGAATTAACGACTCATGGATTACGTTCACAAGTGGAAGTTCG aCTCTCAGAACTGAGAGATGTTTTACTGGAATTGCGTAACAGACAGGACAGTGAAACTTCTGATCGCAGACTTAATGAACAAACCATACAAGCCAG ATTGAATGATTTACAAGTATCAATATCGGAACAGAACCGACGTCGAGAGGAAGCGATCCACGCTCTCGATACGATGGCACGAGAGAAAGAACACGCGGCCGAGGCTGAACGATTACGACTTCACAATCGTATCGCTGAATTAGTCGAGGAATGCAGCAGGAAAATACTATCGAAAGAGATCAAATTGAGGGAAGAAACGCAAGAGAAATATTTAGAAGTTGAAAGA TTGGTTCACACTGAACAGAAATTACGATTAGATTACGAGAGAATGCTACGCGAAGAGAATGAACGCAGATGGGAGTCTTTAAAAAAGATCGCAGACGATgagttgattattattaaagaATCATTAAGA ACTGATCGAAATAAATGTAACGATAATTCAAAACGTCTTGATGAATCAGTCGGACTTCTAGAGAAACAAATAGAGGAGATTAAAAAACAACTCGATCGTGTAATAACAGCTGAAATACAGTCCAG GAAGCAACACGAGAAACAGATTGTAGAAAGAGTTGATAATCTTCAGGATAAATTATCACTTGCTACGGGGACACTACAGGAAGCTATCGGAGGGGTTAATGCTAAAGTGGATGCTCTAGCTGTGCGG aTTCGTAAGGATCTCTCTGACGCGATCGAAGAGCGTCAACAATCAGCTATTCGTCAGTTAAACGACATGGATACCCGACTTCTGTCTCTAAACGTGAAAATATCACAGATCGAAGATAAACTTGAAAGTCGAATACAAGCT GCGTCGAATGTGATGTCAGAGAATATTCGAGAGAAGGTCGAAGCAATTAGTCGCTGGCAGGAAAATATGAGCGCAAATCTGAAACAGTTACAGGAATTACAGACTAAATTACCCACTGAT GTTTATGAGttgaatcaaaaatataatttattaaacGGAGATTTGTCGGCACGAATATCATCAGAGATTGATAACAG AGTTTCAGATGTGGAATCAATTCGTAGAGAACTCGAAAAATTGAATGCTAAACCGAGTGATGGACCGAGTAGGGAGGACCTCGATAAT TTACAAGCGAGTATTCGTAAACTTGCGGAGTCGATACAAACCGTTAAAACCGTGCTCGGAATGAAGATTCAATCGGAACAAAAACTG CGAGTTGATGAGGTAAAAGAACTTCAGGATGAGTTTGATAAACTGAAAGTACAACTGGAACCGTTTCTACGACTCGGAAATCAGCCGCGATTATTTATCAAACCTGAAGGTCAACCGAATCGTATTGAAGCTGAGCGTATTGCACCTCCTGTCAATAAGTGGAGTCTTTATACTGTAACAAG ATGGTTAGTGTGGAAATCACGTTTGATGTACGTTCGTTGGCATCTTGTATCACGAAGGTTTCCCGGCAAAGGTTCCCCGGCGCCTAAAGTAGAACTGACCCCGCCTGAGGAGCCGGACGTCGAGAGTTTACGTGGCCGGCGAAAATCTCTTATATCACGCGATCGATCGGGACGTAATCCGACCCGTGCCCGGGCCGAGGACACGGACTGGTAG